A window from Leptospira meyeri encodes these proteins:
- the hpt gene encoding hypoxanthine phosphoribosyltransferase, which yields MKPLYSEERIHHRVEELAREISRDFLSKELVVVGILNGGFIFTADLCRSIAIPHEVDFMAASSYGDGTTSGNLKITKELKKSVQNKSVLLVEDIVDTGQTLEYLLEEVGKQSPKDLRVAALFWKKSKANPHIPVHYPGFIIEDEFLVGYGLDYKGRYRNLPYVAKLEGTDSTL from the coding sequence ATGAAACCTTTATATTCAGAAGAGAGAATCCACCATCGTGTTGAGGAATTGGCTCGAGAGATTTCACGAGATTTCTTAAGCAAAGAATTAGTTGTTGTTGGAATCTTAAATGGTGGTTTCATCTTCACTGCAGATCTATGCCGGAGTATTGCCATTCCACACGAGGTAGACTTTATGGCTGCCTCTTCTTATGGAGATGGAACCACATCTGGAAATTTAAAAATCACCAAAGAGTTAAAAAAGTCAGTTCAAAATAAATCGGTCCTTCTTGTGGAAGATATTGTAGATACGGGCCAAACCTTAGAGTACCTTTTGGAAGAAGTGGGAAAACAAAGTCCCAAAGACTTACGAGTGGCCGCTTTGTTTTGGAAAAAATCGAAAGCCAATCCTCATATTCCTGTTCATTATCCAGGTTTTATCATCGAAGATGAGTTTCTTGTTGGTTATGGTTTGGACTACAAAGGTCGGTATCGTAACCTGCCTTATGTGGCGAAGTTAGAAGGGACGGATTCTACTCTTTAG
- a CDS encoding PilZ domain-containing protein, whose product MMNDRRKRLQRPLPILVFGLYFLLLPIFNYFSFAYAHNIRWTYPRLIFDWLHPLELILLILAIPVGIGLLLVKKWGWYLFLVYASLFILFDIVALVQKPIAFNLFAFGQTILGFGAVFYLTRENISTPYLKLYPRGWRYEKRNPIQIPILLNGIECTTIDFSRKGFYVVWSEFLGEPGDTIQVDISGTTIEAGIVRIDPKGLGVAFRNLQPVQIKIFEDIIASKNINLEHSVKLK is encoded by the coding sequence ATGATGAACGACAGACGAAAACGTTTGCAAAGGCCTCTACCAATTTTGGTATTTGGACTTTATTTTCTACTTCTTCCTATTTTTAATTATTTTTCTTTCGCCTATGCACATAATATTCGTTGGACCTATCCAAGGCTAATCTTCGATTGGTTACATCCTTTAGAGTTAATACTCCTAATCCTTGCAATTCCCGTTGGCATCGGTTTGTTACTCGTAAAAAAATGGGGGTGGTATTTGTTTTTGGTTTATGCATCTCTATTCATACTGTTTGATATTGTCGCTCTTGTTCAAAAACCGATCGCTTTCAACTTGTTTGCTTTTGGTCAAACCATACTAGGGTTCGGAGCAGTGTTTTATTTAACTCGGGAGAATATTTCTACGCCTTATCTCAAGCTTTATCCAAGAGGCTGGCGATATGAGAAAAGAAATCCCATCCAGATACCAATTCTTCTTAACGGAATCGAGTGTACAACGATTGATTTTAGTAGAAAGGGATTCTATGTAGTTTGGTCTGAATTTCTTGGCGAGCCTGGCGACACAATTCAAGTAGACATTTCTGGAACTACAATTGAGGCAGGAATTGTACGCATTGACCCAAAGGGACTTGGTGTTGCCTTTCGAAATTTACAACCCGTACAGATTAAAATATTCGAGGATATCATTGCCTCAAAAAATATCAATTTAGAGCATTCAGTTAAGTTAAAATAG
- a CDS encoding dihydrofolate reductase family protein: MVFSRTLKALDLKSAKLLANQDLEKEVLVLKNQPGKDIFVCSPSLFVSLTKVNLIEEYQLCVNPLIAGSGLPLFKVIRQHILLNLIKIKLFRSGTVLLYYHPNKKYYVTLFSLANKILDSLLIFNSTVT; the protein is encoded by the coding sequence ATTGTTTTTTCTCGAACATTGAAAGCCCTGGATTTGAAATCTGCTAAGTTATTAGCAAATCAAGATCTTGAAAAAGAAGTATTAGTGTTAAAAAACCAACCAGGGAAGGATATTTTTGTTTGTAGCCCGAGTCTATTTGTTTCTTTGACGAAAGTTAATTTAATCGAAGAATATCAATTATGTGTTAATCCCCTGATTGCCGGTAGTGGTTTGCCTTTATTTAAAGTCATAAGGCAGCATATCTTATTAAATCTCATTAAAATAAAATTGTTTCGCAGTGGTACCGTTTTACTTTACTACCACCCTAATAAAAAATATTATGTTACGCTTTTTTCTCTAGCAAATAAAATTTTAGATTCTCTATTAATATTCAATTCAACAGTGACCTAA
- a CDS encoding NHL repeat-containing protein: protein MFCQSNSLNHPCDPKSDSFLTSLFFQSVSSDNSNYCGLELVNVPPLEYNSSNYRVFINFPVSITPKYKTKSNYSLLGVLPDGLTFDPNLGEIKGTSKTVTSPTSISIIRNSPGFAIKTISLQVVDTSPIFVYGQYGSYTCSAAYNFGSCGTGTPNNQNFSSPYGVITDTLGGVYISGIHRIQYFPPNSMIATRVYGQSGFFTCDIVNAVTNGSCLGNSISANSLNNIRGIGISQSGELYAVDMGNNRVLFFPNQSIVPTLVYGQSGFSTSAAGAASATSLNTPLAVAIDPDGGVYISESAYHRILYFPPGSTSASRVYGQTSFSGSTSGISNEKLSSPNQMLLDQEGGLYVADNGNSRVVYFPKGSTTAIRVYGQPDLNTSGGGSGPLGLSGPTGIALDQNENLFVSDTGNNRVVMYPKTSQPNGIAAVAVIGQFDDLNCSLNNNNGSCSGSALGPKSLYSPTGIFFNQTGQLYIADRTNNRVLVY, encoded by the coding sequence ATGTTTTGCCAATCAAACTCACTCAACCACCCTTGTGATCCAAAGTCTGATTCATTTCTAACTTCACTATTTTTCCAATCGGTTAGTTCGGATAATTCCAATTATTGTGGGCTTGAATTAGTCAACGTGCCTCCTCTAGAATATAATTCATCGAATTATAGAGTGTTTATCAATTTTCCAGTTTCCATCACCCCTAAATATAAAACAAAATCGAATTATTCATTACTAGGAGTTTTGCCAGATGGTTTAACTTTTGATCCGAACCTAGGTGAAATCAAAGGTACTAGTAAAACTGTAACTAGTCCGACTTCCATTTCGATCATTCGAAATAGCCCAGGTTTTGCGATTAAGACTATATCTCTCCAAGTTGTTGACACAAGTCCAATTTTCGTTTATGGCCAATACGGATCATACACCTGTAGTGCCGCATATAACTTTGGGTCTTGTGGAACAGGTACTCCAAATAACCAAAATTTCAGTTCTCCTTATGGTGTTATTACTGATACTTTAGGTGGAGTTTATATTTCAGGAATCCATCGCATACAATATTTCCCACCTAACTCAATGATAGCGACAAGAGTGTATGGACAATCTGGGTTTTTTACTTGTGACATTGTAAATGCGGTTACAAATGGATCCTGTTTAGGCAATTCGATCAGTGCCAATTCATTAAACAATATTCGTGGAATTGGAATCAGTCAATCCGGGGAATTGTATGCGGTCGATATGGGAAATAATCGTGTATTATTTTTTCCAAACCAATCGATCGTTCCGACTTTAGTTTATGGACAATCAGGATTTTCCACTTCAGCAGCAGGAGCCGCGAGTGCGACTTCTTTAAATACACCGCTTGCAGTAGCAATCGATCCAGACGGTGGAGTCTATATTTCCGAATCTGCTTATCACCGTATCTTATACTTCCCACCAGGTTCTACATCGGCGAGTCGGGTGTATGGGCAAACCAGTTTTTCTGGAAGTACCAGTGGAATCTCCAATGAAAAATTAAGTAGCCCCAACCAAATGTTATTGGATCAAGAAGGTGGATTGTATGTTGCAGATAATGGCAATAGTCGAGTCGTATATTTTCCAAAAGGATCTACAACAGCAATTCGCGTATATGGACAACCTGATTTAAATACTTCGGGAGGAGGAAGTGGTCCACTTGGACTTTCTGGGCCAACCGGGATAGCACTTGACCAAAATGAAAATCTTTTTGTATCCGATACAGGAAACAACCGTGTGGTGATGTATCCAAAAACTTCTCAACCTAATGGAATTGCTGCTGTAGCTGTCATTGGTCAGTTTGATGATCTAAACTGTTCTTTGAATAATAATAATGGAAGTTGTTCAGGATCGGCTCTTGGACCGAAAAGTCTCTATTCGCCTACAGGAATTTTTTTCAATCAAACCGGCCAACTTTATATTGCTGACCGAACTAATAATAGAGTGTTAGTTTATTAA
- a CDS encoding fibronectin type III domain-containing protein, translated as MKKIIWILFTTFYFWNCIAFLDFNRSKNEFSNDSLIVLLGSNYAGVPAGGGTADPSGTRIQSSDELFTILIPEGAMDETVDFKITKYNSTQVPLPSGFVPTSSIYEVTPSFQFKKEVVVTITLDRAKAQSMNLNFGKSRGFHASNMNTEPDGLRMPGWAGVNTTLESESIVFHTKSFSMFGGGTPPPGNLPPVINGAYYYLKPGTLHMPYQLRADVVEPDGDQMNVYLVVGPADGPTNFYSMAREGTSDWYQSKIPYEAMKPGGILIQIIAVDIHGQKTSRPSTGTFLYPSDSGNPTYISQYNPDRDEDGYNDVWELDNGFNPNNASSPPGGTAYPPGNPVVVDNLEILPTQSWVQINEPITFSARGFLAGVQKFVTVNFHATGVGLNGSPIGNLNSSTFTATTPGVAGVFATYQSLEASASVHVADTIAPSNITDLVATPLSASRIQLRWTAPGSVGVFGQASAYEIRKSSSPITNNLQCDAATGVAHTMIPKSSGLLEIKEIDGHLPQSTYYFCVRAIDSSGLRNSWSGTVSATTYAPTDLVPPADITTASATVESYHQIKLGWVAVGDNGNTGSASSYEIRRRSTPIVTDDDCSAGIFVPNSVVASTAGTPLEFTVSGLSSGTVHYFCIRAFDHGGNRSLWSGVLQATTPFANQFPVIQFTSNLIIDLGTEATLDASQSSDPDASFCGAQTNQYEYNWRVVSKPPLSNLATGDIQNRTTKLAKVLPDKNGEYVFEFSFKDNAGSCAGGNRTSVSLVTLQANLVLIDPPAYVEAQAGGTSAYVQWSPVTGATSYTVYYSTSPGVTTASTSFGPVSNTYATITGLISGTLYYFRVVANNSGGSSVVSILEARALTTATAPGTSSPGIHIDISAGQGNNSNYNYSGLVIDQVNGKLLVVTFNFANSSKPSLFRCNLDGTNCTHTDISVGQGISSGGQPSAVIDYVNGKLLVVTNNGSLNAGNGTIGKPSLFRCNLDGTSCTHTDISAGQGFGSGQFPSLAVDQVNGKLLVVTNNEANAGKPSLFRCNLDGTNCTHTDISVEQGINSGRNPSLVIDQVNGRMLVVTYNVANSSKPSLFRCNLDGTNCTHIDISVGQGIGSGGQPSAVIDYVNGKLLVVTANGANNGSPSLFKCNLDGTGCTHTDISAGKTGSIGLYPNVRLDQVNGKLLVITKNNTTGERLALFRCNLDGTSCTYADIWAGQGQWTGLFPRAVLDSINGKVIVVTRNDANSAKPSLFIW; from the coding sequence ATGAAAAAGATTATATGGATTTTATTTACAACATTCTACTTTTGGAACTGTATTGCTTTTTTAGATTTCAATCGAAGCAAAAATGAATTTTCTAATGATTCTTTAATTGTACTTTTAGGTTCCAATTATGCAGGTGTTCCTGCTGGTGGGGGAACCGCAGATCCATCGGGAACTCGTATCCAATCCAGTGATGAACTTTTTACCATCTTAATTCCAGAAGGAGCGATGGACGAAACAGTCGATTTTAAAATTACAAAATATAATTCTACTCAGGTGCCACTTCCTTCAGGTTTTGTGCCTACAAGTTCAATTTATGAAGTCACACCATCATTTCAATTCAAAAAGGAAGTGGTTGTGACCATCACTCTCGATCGTGCCAAAGCACAATCGATGAATTTAAACTTTGGGAAAAGTCGTGGGTTTCATGCATCGAACATGAATACAGAACCAGATGGACTCAGAATGCCTGGTTGGGCAGGGGTGAATACAACTCTTGAATCTGAAAGCATCGTCTTTCATACAAAGAGTTTTTCTATGTTTGGTGGAGGAACGCCTCCCCCTGGGAATTTACCACCTGTCATCAATGGTGCTTATTATTATTTAAAACCGGGAACATTACATATGCCTTATCAACTCAGAGCCGATGTGGTGGAGCCAGATGGTGACCAAATGAATGTCTATTTGGTCGTTGGACCTGCTGATGGCCCTACTAATTTTTATTCTATGGCAAGAGAGGGAACTTCTGATTGGTACCAATCCAAAATCCCATACGAAGCGATGAAACCAGGTGGAATTTTAATTCAAATCATTGCAGTGGATATCCATGGACAGAAAACTTCAAGACCATCAACCGGAACTTTCTTATATCCCAGTGATTCTGGGAATCCTACATACATAAGCCAATACAATCCGGATCGTGATGAGGATGGATACAATGATGTTTGGGAGCTTGATAACGGATTCAATCCAAACAATGCGAGCAGTCCACCAGGCGGAACAGCTTACCCACCGGGTAATCCTGTTGTGGTGGATAACTTAGAAATCTTACCTACACAATCTTGGGTCCAAATTAATGAACCCATTACCTTTTCAGCTCGTGGGTTTCTCGCAGGAGTTCAAAAATTTGTCACAGTTAATTTCCACGCAACAGGCGTAGGACTTAATGGTTCTCCCATTGGCAATTTAAACTCATCTACGTTTACAGCGACAACGCCTGGTGTGGCAGGAGTCTTTGCCACCTATCAAAGCTTAGAAGCATCAGCATCTGTTCATGTTGCCGATACCATTGCTCCTTCGAATATAACTGATTTAGTCGCAACACCTCTCTCCGCATCTAGAATTCAACTGAGATGGACAGCACCCGGAAGTGTCGGAGTATTCGGACAAGCGTCTGCCTACGAAATAAGAAAATCCAGTTCACCCATCACCAATAACCTTCAGTGTGATGCGGCAACTGGGGTTGCTCACACTATGATCCCCAAAAGTTCTGGTTTATTAGAAATCAAAGAGATTGATGGACATCTTCCGCAATCAACTTACTACTTCTGTGTTCGTGCCATTGATTCTTCTGGGCTTCGCAATTCTTGGAGCGGAACTGTATCGGCCACTACCTATGCTCCTACAGATTTAGTTCCTCCGGCAGACATCACCACAGCTTCCGCCACTGTCGAGTCCTACCATCAAATCAAACTCGGCTGGGTTGCGGTTGGTGACAATGGAAACACAGGATCGGCATCCTCCTATGAGATCAGAAGACGTTCCACTCCTATCGTCACAGATGACGACTGTTCTGCGGGAATTTTTGTTCCAAATAGTGTAGTCGCATCCACTGCGGGCACTCCTTTAGAATTCACAGTTAGTGGACTATCTTCGGGAACCGTGCATTATTTTTGTATTCGTGCTTTTGACCATGGAGGGAATCGAAGTCTATGGAGTGGAGTTCTCCAAGCAACCACACCTTTCGCCAACCAATTCCCTGTGATTCAGTTTACTTCTAATCTTATCATTGATTTAGGCACTGAAGCCACACTAGATGCATCACAATCATCTGATCCTGATGCTTCATTTTGCGGGGCTCAAACAAATCAATACGAGTATAACTGGCGAGTGGTTTCTAAACCTCCGCTCTCCAATTTAGCCACTGGAGATATCCAAAACAGAACGACTAAGCTTGCAAAAGTTTTACCTGATAAGAATGGCGAGTATGTCTTTGAATTTTCATTTAAAGACAACGCAGGTAGTTGTGCGGGAGGGAATCGAACTTCCGTTTCTTTGGTCACTCTGCAAGCCAATTTAGTTCTGATTGATCCTCCCGCTTATGTAGAAGCCCAGGCGGGCGGAACCAGTGCGTATGTGCAGTGGTCGCCAGTGACAGGTGCCACTTCGTACACAGTTTACTATAGCACAAGTCCTGGAGTGACAACGGCTTCGACCAGTTTTGGGCCAGTGTCCAACACTTATGCGACCATTACTGGGTTAATAAGCGGGACATTATATTATTTTAGGGTGGTGGCAAACAATAGTGGAGGAAGTAGTGTGGTTTCTATATTGGAAGCAAGGGCTTTAACTACGGCAACAGCACCGGGAACAAGTTCGCCAGGTATACATATTGATATATCTGCGGGGCAAGGGAATAATTCCAATTATAATTATTCCGGTTTAGTAATAGACCAAGTTAACGGAAAGTTGCTAGTTGTCACTTTTAATTTCGCTAATAGCTCTAAACCCAGTCTATTCAGATGTAATCTAGATGGAACAAATTGTACGCATACTGATATTTCAGTTGGGCAGGGCATTAGTTCAGGTGGTCAACCCAGCGCAGTTATAGATTACGTGAACGGTAAGCTGTTGGTTGTAACTAATAATGGCTCTCTTAACGCCGGTAACGGAACCATTGGCAAACCAAGTCTTTTTAGATGCAATCTGGATGGAACAAGCTGTACGCATACTGATATATCGGCGGGACAAGGATTTGGTTCAGGTCAATTTCCAAGTTTAGCAGTCGATCAAGTCAATGGGAAGTTGTTGGTTGTCACTAACAACGAGGCTAATGCCGGCAAGCCAAGTCTTTTTAGATGCAACCTGGATGGAACAAATTGTACGCATACTGATATATCTGTAGAACAAGGAATTAATTCTGGTCGTAATCCCAGTTTAGTTATAGATCAAGTCAACGGAAGGATGCTAGTAGTTACTTATAATGTAGCTAATAGCTCTAAACCCAGTCTATTCAGATGTAATCTAGATGGAACAAATTGTACGCATATAGATATTTCAGTTGGGCAGGGCATTGGTTCAGGTGGTCAGCCCAGCGCAGTTATAGATTACGTGAACGGTAAGCTGTTGGTTGTAACAGCAAATGGTGCCAATAATGGTTCCCCTTCTCTTTTTAAGTGTAATCTAGATGGAACCGGTTGCACTCATACGGATATTTCCGCCGGAAAAACCGGTTCTATTGGATTATATCCCAATGTTCGTTTAGATCAAGTCAATGGGAAGTTGTTGGTAATCACAAAAAATAATACTACTGGCGAAAGGCTCGCTTTATTTCGATGCAATTTAGATGGAACAAGTTGTACGTATGCTGACATTTGGGCTGGACAAGGGCAATGGACGGGTCTTTTTCCCAGGGCAGTCTTGGATTCCATCAATGGAAAAGTCATTGTAGTAACACGAAATGACGCCAACTCCGCAAAACCTTCCCTTTTCATCTGGTAA
- a CDS encoding NHL repeat-containing protein yields the protein MASLSNPCDSESKDFFPQLLISASIEGGFCQLQVVNTGDLYRFTDFTFYKSIPISVLPRLGSKTNVSVRPNLPEGLYVDPNTGALSGNPTTPVERQTYTVYRKGVVQSQVTIEVRDLVATKVYGQLGNLNCADPYVNGSCGSGGPATAYNLSGPNAVITDNSGGVYIASGNRVLYYPPDQTTATRVYGQHGQFTCDVANANPNLSCMAFIIAATTLVDPRALFLDASNNLFVTDTGTNHRILAYQNGNTIPFRAIGVPNFITSGGAAVSATSLNIPTHMSQDSSGGFYVSDTGYNRVLYFPKDASIPSEVYGQTNFASSVNTPISASSLSNNQGVVVDSAGGIYIADTINNRVVYYPKGSTTAIRVYGQSNFTTGVSSTSSNGLNQPFGIALDQSENLFVADLNNNRVLVYPQTSLATGMTAIAVVGQFGSFGCGNENNNGSCGLGSVNAQNLNSPVAVHFDKQGRMYIADSGNNRVLVY from the coding sequence ATGGCTTCTTTATCCAATCCCTGCGATAGCGAATCCAAAGACTTCTTCCCACAACTTCTGATTTCAGCCAGCATCGAAGGTGGATTTTGCCAGTTACAAGTTGTTAACACTGGAGATCTATACCGATTCACTGATTTTACTTTTTATAAATCGATTCCCATCTCCGTATTACCAAGATTAGGTTCTAAAACGAATGTGAGTGTTCGCCCCAATCTTCCTGAAGGATTGTATGTGGATCCAAATACGGGTGCGCTGTCAGGCAATCCTACCACTCCTGTAGAAAGACAAACTTATACTGTCTATCGTAAAGGTGTGGTGCAAAGCCAAGTTACAATAGAAGTGCGGGATTTAGTAGCCACCAAAGTGTATGGACAGCTAGGGAATTTGAACTGCGCTGATCCTTATGTAAATGGAAGTTGCGGTAGTGGAGGGCCTGCCACTGCTTATAACTTATCGGGACCAAATGCTGTGATCACCGACAATTCTGGCGGTGTTTATATTGCAAGTGGCAATCGAGTTTTGTATTATCCTCCTGACCAAACAACCGCTACACGAGTATATGGACAACATGGGCAATTCACTTGCGATGTCGCAAATGCAAATCCAAATCTAAGTTGTATGGCATTTATCATTGCTGCAACTACATTGGTTGACCCACGAGCACTCTTTTTAGATGCATCGAACAATCTTTTTGTGACCGACACAGGAACCAACCATCGAATATTAGCTTATCAAAATGGGAATACCATTCCCTTTCGTGCCATTGGCGTACCGAATTTTATTACATCTGGAGGTGCAGCAGTGTCTGCTACCTCATTAAATATCCCCACCCATATGAGTCAAGATTCCAGTGGTGGATTCTATGTTTCAGACACTGGTTACAACCGAGTTCTTTACTTTCCTAAGGACGCAAGTATTCCTTCTGAAGTTTATGGACAAACGAATTTTGCAAGTTCAGTTAACACACCAATTTCTGCGAGTAGTCTTTCTAACAACCAAGGAGTAGTTGTCGACTCTGCGGGAGGGATCTACATTGCAGACACAATCAATAACCGGGTTGTGTATTATCCTAAAGGATCTACAACTGCGATAAGAGTTTATGGCCAATCTAACTTTACCACAGGCGTAAGTAGCACATCGAGCAATGGTTTAAACCAACCTTTTGGAATTGCTTTAGACCAAAGTGAAAATTTATTTGTGGCAGATCTAAATAACAATCGTGTTCTTGTCTACCCACAAACCAGTCTTGCGACTGGAATGACGGCAATTGCAGTCGTTGGTCAATTTGGAAGCTTCGGCTGCGGTAATGAAAATAATAATGGAAGTTGCGGTCTTGGCTCAGTTAATGCTCAAAACTTAAATAGTCCCGTTGCCGTTCATTTTGACAAACAAGGAAGGATGTACATAGCAGATTCTGGAAACAATCGGGTTTTGGTGTATTAG
- a CDS encoding response regulator transcription factor: MDGCEEYSENHKAVESIKIAILEDHSVVTEGIISILKSNPFFSLAGEFRTAADLFHFLESNPIDILVLDIDLPDRNGIDVLREIKEKHQPTKVIIFSLHGSRVYVEDAIKAKADGYMLKSDPISKLPEVIELVMKGGSFISEGVSKVQLPFSAFQMEILNLLVQGLSQNEVADRIQKSRKTVEYHLNQMRTKFSCKNNNELISKYEKEIQK; the protein is encoded by the coding sequence TTGGATGGATGCGAAGAATACTCTGAGAATCATAAGGCTGTGGAATCCATAAAAATTGCCATCTTAGAAGACCATTCCGTTGTCACTGAAGGAATCATATCTATCCTGAAATCCAATCCTTTCTTTTCTCTTGCCGGAGAATTTCGAACGGCAGCAGATTTGTTTCATTTTTTAGAATCGAATCCCATTGATATTTTGGTTTTAGACATCGATTTGCCTGACCGAAATGGTATCGACGTATTGCGTGAGATTAAAGAAAAACACCAACCAACAAAAGTCATTATCTTTTCTTTACATGGAAGCCGTGTCTATGTAGAAGATGCCATCAAAGCCAAGGCCGATGGATATATGTTAAAGTCTGACCCTATCTCCAAACTGCCCGAAGTCATTGAACTTGTGATGAAAGGTGGTTCCTTTATCTCCGAGGGAGTGAGCAAAGTACAACTTCCCTTCTCTGCTTTCCAAATGGAAATTTTGAACTTACTTGTACAAGGTTTATCTCAAAATGAAGTGGCAGATCGAATCCAAAAGTCCAGAAAAACTGTGGAATACCATCTCAACCAAATGCGGACAAAATTTTCTTGTAAAAATAATAACGAGCTCATTTCCAAATACGAAAAAGAAATACAAAAATAG
- a CDS encoding SixA phosphatase family protein, with protein MKQIYLLRHAKSEWDEPYDSDLDRSLSRRGKEQTKALREYLKESRFEFDQCFVSPAERTQKTYTSLRKEILRFPKPELRESIYDAEKEDLLFLLQGLTPAVRSVCLVGHNPGLEELGSSLLFGDSEVSHFQKFPTAAFLGLSFSKDSWKDLSWGSCQLSVFWIPGQIGKE; from the coding sequence ATGAAACAAATCTATTTACTTCGCCATGCCAAATCAGAATGGGATGAACCTTATGATTCTGATTTGGATCGCAGCCTTTCCCGGCGAGGGAAAGAACAAACCAAAGCTCTAAGAGAATATTTAAAAGAAAGTCGATTTGAATTTGATCAATGTTTTGTCTCACCGGCAGAACGAACCCAAAAAACCTATACTTCCCTTCGTAAAGAAATACTACGATTCCCCAAACCGGAACTACGCGAATCCATCTACGATGCGGAGAAAGAAGATTTACTTTTTTTGCTGCAAGGACTTACCCCGGCCGTACGTTCTGTCTGCCTGGTTGGACACAATCCTGGGTTAGAAGAGTTAGGAAGTTCCCTCCTGTTTGGGGATTCAGAGGTTTCTCACTTTCAGAAATTTCCGACAGCCGCATTTCTCGGCTTGAGTTTTTCCAAAGATTCATGGAAAGATCTTAGCTGGGGCAGTTGCCAATTGTCGGTATTCTGGATCCCTGGGCAAATAGGTAAAGAATGA